Proteins co-encoded in one Odontesthes bonariensis isolate fOdoBon6 chromosome 24, fOdoBon6.hap1, whole genome shotgun sequence genomic window:
- the tab2 gene encoding TGF-beta-activated kinase 1 and MAP3K7-binding protein 2 isoform X1 produces the protein MAQGNHQIDIQVLHDLRQKFPEVPEGVVSQCVLQNNNNLDACCEYLSQVSPGYLYSEEGFSEDPSFTRLRNHMTQLNLDLPSQNVHVATVRDSLRMNGSRTLAHSMSDGPLQTGQATNSDFFQQEPQSAPVQVPSSLNVFGVMEPTRKPQPPQHLGLYPLGVKGTTIGSQHTPRFNPITVTLAPNLPTGRSTPTSLHIRGGPPSGLSSPQGNSIYIRPYVSQPGTTWQTQQHGGRPQYSPTSQPQQQIYQISHPSSLSSPWSVPQHPFSSHTSQTSHVYMPISSPTNPQAPSIPNTGSQASSSGVSSCSPSSSSSSSSVMPGSLSTISQYNIQNISTGPRKNQIEIKLESPQRSNSTAVLRTSSGPRSSSTSSSCPSSSSSSSGVSTVPTTPLSIGGPGLSRSQPTVFISASPPTAATTPSEEAIVASAGSRSQPKFCGARNTVYISANTPLQGPSGARNLGGQVSMGPAYIHHHPPKSRASMGAGGTASSPRVVVTQPNTKYTFKITVSPNKPPAVSPGVVSPTFEPNNLLSLPSDHHFVEPEPLHLSDPLSPHKEKPSETRRLSMGSDDAAYTQALLVHQKARMERLWHELEMKKKKLEKLKEEVNEMENDLTRRRLERSNSASQIPSIEEMKQLRCKNRSLQINIDCLSKEIDLLQTNGPHLNPSVIHNFYDNIGFLGPIPPKPKGTLSIGPGSKTVKPTADQEEDEGTQWSCTACTFLNHPALNRCEQCEFPRHF, from the exons ATGGCCCAGGGAAACCACCAGATTGACATTCAGGTTTTGCATGACCTGCGCCAAAAATTCCCTGAAGTTCCAGAGGGTGTTGTCTCCCAGTGTGTTTTGCAG aacaacaacaatttagacGCCTGCTGTGAATACTTGTCCCAGGTCAGTCCGGGCTACCTTTACAGCGAAGAAGGTTTTTCTGAAGACCCCAGCTTCACCAGGCTCCGTAATCACATGACCCAGCTGAACCTGGACTTGCCGTCTCAAAATGTGCATGTGGCTACAGTTCGCGACAGCCTGAGAATGAACGGCAGTCGGACTCTGGCCCACAGCATGAGTGACGGGCCCCTCCAGACAGGCCAGGCCACTAACAGCGACTTCTTCCAGCAGGAGCCCCAGTCAGCCCCAGTGCAGGTTCCCTCCTCTCTCAATGTTTTTGGAGTGATGGAGCCCACGCGTAAACCTCAGCCTCCACAACACCTAGGACTCTACCCTCTTGGTGTAAAGGGAACAACTATTGGTTCCCAGCATACGCCACGATTCAACCCCATCACCGTGACATTAGCCCCTAATCTTCCGACAGGCCGCAGCACGCCTACTTCTTTGCACATACGCGGTGGGCCGCCGTCGGGCCTAAGCAGTCCTCAGGGTAACTCCATTTACATTCGTCCCTATGTCAGCCAGCCTGGTACGACCTGGCAGACCCAGCAGCACGGAGGCAGGCCTCAGTACAGCCCCACTTCTCAAccccagcagcagatctacCAAATCTCCCATCCTTCCTCCCTATCTAGCCCGTGGTCTGTTCCTCAGCACCCGTTCTCCTCACATACCTCACAGACCTCTCATGTCTACATGCCAATTAGTTCCCCCACAAATCCACAGGCACCCTCCATTCCTAATACTGGAAGCCAGGCGTCCTCCTCTGGTGTCTCTTCTTGCtctccttcctcttcctcctcctcctcctccgtcaTGCCTGGCTCCCTGTCTACCATCAGCCAGTACAACATTCAGAACATCTCCACTGGCCCACGGAAGAATCAGATTGAGATCAAACTTGAATCTCCTCAAAGGAGCAATTCCACAGCTGTGTTGCGAACAAGCAGTGGGCCCCGTTCAtcttccacctcctcctcctgtccctcctcttcatcttcttcATCCGGAGTGTCAACTGTCCCCACCACCCCTCTGTCCATCGGAGGTCCAGGTCTGAGCCGCAGCCAACCCACTGTATTCATCTCTGCCAGCCCTCCTACTGCTGCTACCACTCCCTCTGAGGAGGCTATCGTGGCCTCAGCTGGCTCTCGCTCCCAACCCAAGTTTTGTGGGGCAAGGAACACAGTCTACATCTCAGCCAACACTCCCTTACAAGGGCCCTCAGGGGCCAGGAACTTGGGGGGACAAGTGAGCATGGGCCCTGCCTACATTCACCACCATCCACCTAAGTCCCGTGCCTCTATGGGAGCTGGCGGAACAGCTTCTTCGCCTCGTGTGGTGGTGACTCAGCCCAACACCAAATACACTTTTAAAATCACAGTGTCTCCAAATAAACCTCCAGCTGTGTCCCCTGGAGTCGTATCCCCAACGTTTGAGCCCAACAATCTCCTCAGCTTACCCTCAGACCACCACTTTGTGGAGCCGGAGCCCCTGCACCTCTCAGACCCACTGTCGCCACACAAGGAGAAGCCGAGTGAGACTCGCAGACTCAGCATGGGCTCCGATGATGCAGCATACACACAAG CATTGTTAGTGCATCAGAAAGCTCGAATGGAGAGACTGTGGCATGAgttggagatgaagaagaagaagttggaGAAACTAAAAGAGGAGGTGAACGAAATGGAGAATGACCTGACCAGAAGAAGGCTGGAGAGATCCAACTCAGCCTCCCAAATTCCTTCA ATTGAAGAAATGAAGCAGTTACGATGCAAAAACAGGTCACTGCAGATCAACATCGACTGCCTCAGCAAAGAAATTGATCTCCTTCAAACGAACG GACCACACTTAAACCCCAGTGTAATCCATAATTTTTATGACAACATTGGATTCCTTGGTCCTATCCCACCAAAACCCAAAGGTACTTTATCTATTG GGCCGGGCAGTAAGACTGTGAAGCCCACTGCAGaccaggaggaagatgagggcACGCAGTGGAGCTGCACAGCCTGCACCTTCCTCAACCACCCCGCCCTCAACCGCTGTGAACAGTGTGAATTCCCACGGCACTTCTGA
- the tab2 gene encoding TGF-beta-activated kinase 1 and MAP3K7-binding protein 2 isoform X2 — translation MAQGNHQIDIQVLHDLRQKFPEVPEGVVSQCVLQNNNNLDACCEYLSQVSPGYLYSEEGFSEDPSFTRLRNHMTQLNLDLPSQNVHVATVRDSLRMNGSRTLAHSMSDGPLQTGQATNSDFFQQEPQSAPVQVPSSLNVFGVMEPTRKPQPPQHLGLYPLGVKGTTIGSQHTPRFNPITVTLAPNLPTGRSTPTSLHIRGGPPSGLSSPQGNSIYIRPYVSQPGTTWQTQQHGGRPQYSPTSQPQQQIYQISHPSSLSSPWSVPQHPFSSHTSQTSHVYMPISSPTNPQAPSIPNTGSQASSSGVSSCSPSSSSSSSSVMPGSLSTISQYNIQNISTGPRKNQIEIKLESPQRSNSTAVLRTSSGPRSSSTSSSCPSSSSSSSGVSTVPTTPLSIGGPGLSRSQPTVFISASPPTAATTPSEEAIVASAGSRSQPKFCGARNTVYISANTPLQGPSGARNLGGQVSMGPAYIHHHPPKSRASMGAGGTASSPRVVVTQPNTKYTFKITVSPNKPPAVSPGVVSPTFEPNNLLSLPSDHHFVEPEPLHLSDPLSPHKEKPSETRRLSMGSDDAAYTQALLVHQKARMERLWHELEMKKKKLEKLKEEVNEMENDLTRRRLERSNSASQIPSIEEMKQLRCKNRSLQINIDCLSKEIDLLQTNGPHLNPSVIHNFYDNIGFLGPIPPKPKGPGSKTVKPTADQEEDEGTQWSCTACTFLNHPALNRCEQCEFPRHF, via the exons ATGGCCCAGGGAAACCACCAGATTGACATTCAGGTTTTGCATGACCTGCGCCAAAAATTCCCTGAAGTTCCAGAGGGTGTTGTCTCCCAGTGTGTTTTGCAG aacaacaacaatttagacGCCTGCTGTGAATACTTGTCCCAGGTCAGTCCGGGCTACCTTTACAGCGAAGAAGGTTTTTCTGAAGACCCCAGCTTCACCAGGCTCCGTAATCACATGACCCAGCTGAACCTGGACTTGCCGTCTCAAAATGTGCATGTGGCTACAGTTCGCGACAGCCTGAGAATGAACGGCAGTCGGACTCTGGCCCACAGCATGAGTGACGGGCCCCTCCAGACAGGCCAGGCCACTAACAGCGACTTCTTCCAGCAGGAGCCCCAGTCAGCCCCAGTGCAGGTTCCCTCCTCTCTCAATGTTTTTGGAGTGATGGAGCCCACGCGTAAACCTCAGCCTCCACAACACCTAGGACTCTACCCTCTTGGTGTAAAGGGAACAACTATTGGTTCCCAGCATACGCCACGATTCAACCCCATCACCGTGACATTAGCCCCTAATCTTCCGACAGGCCGCAGCACGCCTACTTCTTTGCACATACGCGGTGGGCCGCCGTCGGGCCTAAGCAGTCCTCAGGGTAACTCCATTTACATTCGTCCCTATGTCAGCCAGCCTGGTACGACCTGGCAGACCCAGCAGCACGGAGGCAGGCCTCAGTACAGCCCCACTTCTCAAccccagcagcagatctacCAAATCTCCCATCCTTCCTCCCTATCTAGCCCGTGGTCTGTTCCTCAGCACCCGTTCTCCTCACATACCTCACAGACCTCTCATGTCTACATGCCAATTAGTTCCCCCACAAATCCACAGGCACCCTCCATTCCTAATACTGGAAGCCAGGCGTCCTCCTCTGGTGTCTCTTCTTGCtctccttcctcttcctcctcctcctcctccgtcaTGCCTGGCTCCCTGTCTACCATCAGCCAGTACAACATTCAGAACATCTCCACTGGCCCACGGAAGAATCAGATTGAGATCAAACTTGAATCTCCTCAAAGGAGCAATTCCACAGCTGTGTTGCGAACAAGCAGTGGGCCCCGTTCAtcttccacctcctcctcctgtccctcctcttcatcttcttcATCCGGAGTGTCAACTGTCCCCACCACCCCTCTGTCCATCGGAGGTCCAGGTCTGAGCCGCAGCCAACCCACTGTATTCATCTCTGCCAGCCCTCCTACTGCTGCTACCACTCCCTCTGAGGAGGCTATCGTGGCCTCAGCTGGCTCTCGCTCCCAACCCAAGTTTTGTGGGGCAAGGAACACAGTCTACATCTCAGCCAACACTCCCTTACAAGGGCCCTCAGGGGCCAGGAACTTGGGGGGACAAGTGAGCATGGGCCCTGCCTACATTCACCACCATCCACCTAAGTCCCGTGCCTCTATGGGAGCTGGCGGAACAGCTTCTTCGCCTCGTGTGGTGGTGACTCAGCCCAACACCAAATACACTTTTAAAATCACAGTGTCTCCAAATAAACCTCCAGCTGTGTCCCCTGGAGTCGTATCCCCAACGTTTGAGCCCAACAATCTCCTCAGCTTACCCTCAGACCACCACTTTGTGGAGCCGGAGCCCCTGCACCTCTCAGACCCACTGTCGCCACACAAGGAGAAGCCGAGTGAGACTCGCAGACTCAGCATGGGCTCCGATGATGCAGCATACACACAAG CATTGTTAGTGCATCAGAAAGCTCGAATGGAGAGACTGTGGCATGAgttggagatgaagaagaagaagttggaGAAACTAAAAGAGGAGGTGAACGAAATGGAGAATGACCTGACCAGAAGAAGGCTGGAGAGATCCAACTCAGCCTCCCAAATTCCTTCA ATTGAAGAAATGAAGCAGTTACGATGCAAAAACAGGTCACTGCAGATCAACATCGACTGCCTCAGCAAAGAAATTGATCTCCTTCAAACGAACG GACCACACTTAAACCCCAGTGTAATCCATAATTTTTATGACAACATTGGATTCCTTGGTCCTATCCCACCAAAACCCAAAG GGCCGGGCAGTAAGACTGTGAAGCCCACTGCAGaccaggaggaagatgagggcACGCAGTGGAGCTGCACAGCCTGCACCTTCCTCAACCACCCCGCCCTCAACCGCTGTGAACAGTGTGAATTCCCACGGCACTTCTGA
- the tab2 gene encoding TGF-beta-activated kinase 1 and MAP3K7-binding protein 2 isoform X3 has translation MAQGNHQIDIQVLHDLRQKFPEVPEGVVSQCVLQNNNNLDACCEYLSQVSPGYLYSEEGFSEDPSFTRLRNHMTQLNLDLPSQNVHVATVRDSLRMNGSRTLAHSMSDGPLQTGQATNSDFFQQEPQSAPVQVPSSLNVFGVMEPTRKPQPPQHLGLYPLGVKGTTIGSQHTPRFNPITVTLAPNLPTGRSTPTSLHIRGGPPSGLSSPQGNSIYIRPYVSQPGTTWQTQQHGGRPQYSPTSQPQQQIYQISHPSSLSSPWSVPQHPFSSHTSQTSHVYMPISSPTNPQAPSIPNTGSQASSSGVSSCSPSSSSSSSSVMPGSLSTISQYNIQNISTGPRKNQIEIKLESPQRSNSTAVLRTSSGPRSSSTSSSCPSSSSSSSGVSTVPTTPLSIGGPGLSRSQPTVFISASPPTAATTPSEEAIVASAGSRSQPKFCGARNTVYISANTPLQGPSGARNLGGQVSMGPAYIHHHPPKSRASMGAGGTASSPRVVVTQPNTKYTFKITVSPNKPPAVSPGVVSPTFEPNNLLSLPSDHHFVEPEPLHLSDPLSPHKEKPSETRRLSMGSDDAAYTQALLVHQKARMERLWHELEMKKKKLEKLKEEVNEMENDLTRRRLERSNSASQIPSIEEMKQLRCKNRSLQINIDCLSKEIDLLQTNGPGSKTVKPTADQEEDEGTQWSCTACTFLNHPALNRCEQCEFPRHF, from the exons ATGGCCCAGGGAAACCACCAGATTGACATTCAGGTTTTGCATGACCTGCGCCAAAAATTCCCTGAAGTTCCAGAGGGTGTTGTCTCCCAGTGTGTTTTGCAG aacaacaacaatttagacGCCTGCTGTGAATACTTGTCCCAGGTCAGTCCGGGCTACCTTTACAGCGAAGAAGGTTTTTCTGAAGACCCCAGCTTCACCAGGCTCCGTAATCACATGACCCAGCTGAACCTGGACTTGCCGTCTCAAAATGTGCATGTGGCTACAGTTCGCGACAGCCTGAGAATGAACGGCAGTCGGACTCTGGCCCACAGCATGAGTGACGGGCCCCTCCAGACAGGCCAGGCCACTAACAGCGACTTCTTCCAGCAGGAGCCCCAGTCAGCCCCAGTGCAGGTTCCCTCCTCTCTCAATGTTTTTGGAGTGATGGAGCCCACGCGTAAACCTCAGCCTCCACAACACCTAGGACTCTACCCTCTTGGTGTAAAGGGAACAACTATTGGTTCCCAGCATACGCCACGATTCAACCCCATCACCGTGACATTAGCCCCTAATCTTCCGACAGGCCGCAGCACGCCTACTTCTTTGCACATACGCGGTGGGCCGCCGTCGGGCCTAAGCAGTCCTCAGGGTAACTCCATTTACATTCGTCCCTATGTCAGCCAGCCTGGTACGACCTGGCAGACCCAGCAGCACGGAGGCAGGCCTCAGTACAGCCCCACTTCTCAAccccagcagcagatctacCAAATCTCCCATCCTTCCTCCCTATCTAGCCCGTGGTCTGTTCCTCAGCACCCGTTCTCCTCACATACCTCACAGACCTCTCATGTCTACATGCCAATTAGTTCCCCCACAAATCCACAGGCACCCTCCATTCCTAATACTGGAAGCCAGGCGTCCTCCTCTGGTGTCTCTTCTTGCtctccttcctcttcctcctcctcctcctccgtcaTGCCTGGCTCCCTGTCTACCATCAGCCAGTACAACATTCAGAACATCTCCACTGGCCCACGGAAGAATCAGATTGAGATCAAACTTGAATCTCCTCAAAGGAGCAATTCCACAGCTGTGTTGCGAACAAGCAGTGGGCCCCGTTCAtcttccacctcctcctcctgtccctcctcttcatcttcttcATCCGGAGTGTCAACTGTCCCCACCACCCCTCTGTCCATCGGAGGTCCAGGTCTGAGCCGCAGCCAACCCACTGTATTCATCTCTGCCAGCCCTCCTACTGCTGCTACCACTCCCTCTGAGGAGGCTATCGTGGCCTCAGCTGGCTCTCGCTCCCAACCCAAGTTTTGTGGGGCAAGGAACACAGTCTACATCTCAGCCAACACTCCCTTACAAGGGCCCTCAGGGGCCAGGAACTTGGGGGGACAAGTGAGCATGGGCCCTGCCTACATTCACCACCATCCACCTAAGTCCCGTGCCTCTATGGGAGCTGGCGGAACAGCTTCTTCGCCTCGTGTGGTGGTGACTCAGCCCAACACCAAATACACTTTTAAAATCACAGTGTCTCCAAATAAACCTCCAGCTGTGTCCCCTGGAGTCGTATCCCCAACGTTTGAGCCCAACAATCTCCTCAGCTTACCCTCAGACCACCACTTTGTGGAGCCGGAGCCCCTGCACCTCTCAGACCCACTGTCGCCACACAAGGAGAAGCCGAGTGAGACTCGCAGACTCAGCATGGGCTCCGATGATGCAGCATACACACAAG CATTGTTAGTGCATCAGAAAGCTCGAATGGAGAGACTGTGGCATGAgttggagatgaagaagaagaagttggaGAAACTAAAAGAGGAGGTGAACGAAATGGAGAATGACCTGACCAGAAGAAGGCTGGAGAGATCCAACTCAGCCTCCCAAATTCCTTCA ATTGAAGAAATGAAGCAGTTACGATGCAAAAACAGGTCACTGCAGATCAACATCGACTGCCTCAGCAAAGAAATTGATCTCCTTCAAACGAACG GGCCGGGCAGTAAGACTGTGAAGCCCACTGCAGaccaggaggaagatgagggcACGCAGTGGAGCTGCACAGCCTGCACCTTCCTCAACCACCCCGCCCTCAACCGCTGTGAACAGTGTGAATTCCCACGGCACTTCTGA